GATCACTGGATCTACCTCGGCAAACAGGTCTCTGAACTGCGAATACGCGACACAGTACAACGGAAGCGACCGGAAGTCCACGGAATCGAATAGACTGTGTTTTGTCCACGTTGAGTCCACGACGGACAGGGAGCACAGCAGCGAATGGCCCGCCCGAAGACCGGTCGACCACACACCGGCAGCGTCGAGAAGCTGCCGTCCGGCCGCTACCGCGTGCGCTTCACCGGTCCCGACGGAGGCCGACACAAGGCGCCTGTCACCTTCGAGGATGTGAAGGCGGCTCGGCTCTGGTTGGACCGCGAGCTCCGTGCGATCGAGGACGATCCCGAGGGCTGGGAGGCTCCGGATGTCCGGGCCGCGAGCCGGAAGGCGATGGCGCTGACCTTCGGCGAGTACGCCGAGTCCTGGTTGGCCGGCCGAAAGGTCCGAGGCCGGCCGTTGGCGGACCGCACCCGGGATCACTACCGAGATCTTCTCGACCGGTTCCTGCTGCCGACCTTCGGAGACGACGCCCTCGTCGGGATCACCCCGGAGCAGGTCGACCGCTGGTACGAGCTGACGGCGGCCGACACCCCGACCTACCGGGCGCACGCCTATGCACTGCTGCGCACGATCCTGGGCACGGCCGTCGACCGCGGCCTCATCCGCACGGCGAACCCCGCCAAGGTCCGCGGTGGCGGTACGACGAAGCGGGCCAAGAAGATCCGACCGGCGACTCTCGAGGAGCTGGCCGTGATCGCTTCCGCGATGCCCGAGCGGCGCCGTGTCATGGTCGTCCTTGCGGCCTGGACCGCGCTCCGGTTCGGAGAGCTCGCTGAGCTGCGCAGGGGAGACGTCGACCTGAAGCGCGGCGTCATCCACGTGCGCAGGGGAGTCGTGCGCGTGCGCGAGACCGCTCCTGACGGCACCGTCACGATCGTGCAGAAGGTGAAGACCCCGAAGACCGACGCCGGCATCCGCGACGTGCCGATCCCACCCCACCTCATCGACGACGTCCGAGCCCACCTCGAGAACCACGCCCTGCCCGGCAAGGACGGGTTGCTCTTCCCTGGCCAGGTCGACCGCGACAACGAAGGAAAGGCGACCAAGGTGAGCCACTTGTCGAGTTCCGCCTTCTATGGCAGGGAGTCGCTGTTGAACCACGACGGCTCGATCAAGAGGAAGGGCCACGGCTACTTCGAGGCCCGCCGGATCGCCGGTCGGCCGGACCTCAACTTCCATGCACTGAGGCACACCGGTCTGACCAACGCCGCGGTCGCCGGCGCGACTCTGGCCGAACTGATGGCGCTGGCGGGGCACTCGACCTCGGGCGCGGCGATGCGCTACCAGCACGCCGCCCAAGACCGGATGCAGGAGTTGGCGAAGCGGATGTCCGAGTTGGCGGGAGGTCAGCCCTGATGCTCAAGCCGATCCTGCGCCTGCACTGCAAGACTCACCCCGACGAGACCCTGGCCGAGTTCTGGACCGAGGCTGAAGGCTG
The genomic region above belongs to Nocardioides sp. QY071 and contains:
- a CDS encoding site-specific integrase, with protein sequence MARPKTGRPHTGSVEKLPSGRYRVRFTGPDGGRHKAPVTFEDVKAARLWLDRELRAIEDDPEGWEAPDVRAASRKAMALTFGEYAESWLAGRKVRGRPLADRTRDHYRDLLDRFLLPTFGDDALVGITPEQVDRWYELTAADTPTYRAHAYALLRTILGTAVDRGLIRTANPAKVRGGGTTKRAKKIRPATLEELAVIASAMPERRRVMVVLAAWTALRFGELAELRRGDVDLKRGVIHVRRGVVRVRETAPDGTVTIVQKVKTPKTDAGIRDVPIPPHLIDDVRAHLENHALPGKDGLLFPGQVDRDNEGKATKVSHLSSSAFYGRESLLNHDGSIKRKGHGYFEARRIAGRPDLNFHALRHTGLTNAAVAGATLAELMALAGHSTSGAAMRYQHAAQDRMQELAKRMSELAGGQP